From Sediminibacterium sp. TEGAF015, a single genomic window includes:
- the porM gene encoding type IX secretion system motor protein PorM/GldM produces the protein MSLPKEPRQKMINMMYLVLTALLALNVSSEILNAFKTVDKSLMTATGVAEKKNSDIFKSFQKKIEDPTTREKAEIWLPKAQKAKAISDEVYNYIEALKQELKKEAGLKLVEGKEDFKEDDLDAATRLFISAPPTGKGKGKELFDKLKNFKDQLLTIDPDLKAAIGANLPLSLPEVKSEKDKEEWAYTFFHMTPTVAAITMLSKFQNDIKNSESQAVEYCHKEIGEVELVYDQFQAIANANASYVMPGEEIVINAGVGAFNSASQPKVSVDGATATPTPDGSFEYKFRPNASGSKNVTISFVKPDGTTASVTKEIKYTVGVPSGLVVSTDKTRVFYQGLENPLSVTGGSGDEKVNVSVEGAGISYRKAGPGQYIVTATNLGSATVVATDGKNSQRIVIPIKRVPNPLATVGGKAGGPIGANNFRVQKGVVADLKDFVFEGVKYEVVSFTLICTGRGFEESGFGIAEVSGAYFNAEAKALLNRCQAGSTVVIDEIKVSGPGGTRLLDQNISFTLQ, from the coding sequence ATGTCATTACCCAAGGAACCGCGGCAGAAGATGATTAACATGATGTATCTCGTGTTAACCGCTTTGCTTGCTTTGAACGTTTCTTCCGAAATATTGAATGCTTTTAAAACCGTTGACAAAAGCCTTATGACGGCTACTGGCGTTGCGGAAAAAAAGAATTCGGATATATTTAAATCATTCCAGAAAAAAATTGAAGATCCTACCACCAGAGAGAAAGCCGAAATCTGGTTGCCCAAAGCACAGAAAGCAAAAGCCATTTCTGACGAAGTGTACAATTACATTGAGGCGCTTAAGCAAGAGTTGAAGAAAGAAGCTGGATTAAAACTAGTTGAAGGAAAAGAAGATTTTAAAGAAGACGACTTAGACGCTGCTACCCGTTTGTTCATTTCTGCACCTCCAACTGGTAAGGGTAAAGGCAAAGAGTTGTTTGATAAGTTAAAGAATTTTAAAGATCAGTTATTGACAATTGATCCTGACTTGAAAGCAGCTATTGGAGCGAATCTTCCTTTGAGTCTTCCAGAAGTTAAGTCAGAAAAAGACAAAGAAGAGTGGGCATATACATTCTTTCATATGACCCCTACAGTGGCTGCCATTACGATGTTGAGCAAGTTTCAGAACGACATTAAAAATAGCGAATCTCAAGCGGTTGAATATTGCCATAAAGAAATTGGTGAAGTTGAACTAGTGTATGATCAGTTCCAGGCAATTGCTAATGCCAATGCCAGTTATGTAATGCCTGGTGAAGAAATTGTAATTAATGCAGGAGTAGGAGCGTTCAACAGTGCATCTCAACCCAAGGTTTCAGTAGACGGAGCAACAGCGACTCCCACTCCAGACGGTTCATTTGAATATAAGTTCAGACCCAATGCAAGCGGGTCAAAGAATGTAACTATCTCATTTGTGAAGCCAGACGGAACAACAGCCTCGGTTACCAAAGAAATTAAATACACGGTAGGGGTTCCTTCAGGATTAGTTGTATCAACAGATAAGACAAGAGTATTTTATCAGGGATTAGAAAATCCTTTGAGTGTTACCGGTGGAAGTGGAGACGAAAAAGTAAACGTTAGTGTGGAAGGAGCGGGCATCAGCTATCGCAAAGCCGGTCCCGGTCAATATATTGTTACTGCCACTAATTTAGGTTCTGCTACTGTTGTTGCAACCGACGGAAAAAACAGTCAGCGCATTGTGATACCCATCAAGCGTGTTCCCAATCCTTTGGCAACCGTTGGTGGTAAAGCTGGTGGACCTATTGGTGCCAATAATTTTAGAGTGCAAAAAGGAGTAGTAGCAGATTTGAAAGACTTTGTATTTGAAGGAGTAAAATATGAAGTAGTTTCTTTTACCCTTATTTGCACTGGCCGCGGATTTGAAGAGAGTGGATTTGGTATTGCAGAGGTTTCCGGTGCTTATTTTAATGCAGAAGCCAAAGCCTTATTGAACAGATGTCAGGCGGGATCTACTGTAGTAATTGACGAAATTAAAGTGAGCGGACCAGGCGGTACTCGCTTATTAGATCAAAATATTTCATTTACCTTACAATAA
- the porN gene encoding type IX secretion system ring subunit PorN/GldN, whose amino-acid sequence MKKMVYTGCLLGLVMVASTGAMAQSKYKKPAPKKPATTTNKAAAAKNQGAQVNPAADTTITPSNNISGTSRYRNSNNTALGTGNTTVAPTTNNPSAPVTISYDTTVQGGFNAKPEVSLRNNYAMLRTQVRDRKPLEYEDLREDDAVFSHFIWREIDGREKMNQSFMYPGQDDNGDMRFFSLLLSAIKNDSVVAFSSDNDRFTKPLTTSQVLAMVEGALDTVDVTDPATGTVEKVITKKPKFSPDSVYTFRIKEQVVFDKEASRMFTRILGIAPIAKQVVAGKSMPRVLFWVYYPDIRASLTKFDVYNPKNIAARMTWEELFESRFFSSYIIKSTINNPGDKSLNALIKDPLFRLLEGENIKTKIMNYEQDLWAY is encoded by the coding sequence ATGAAAAAGATGGTATATACAGGTTGTTTATTGGGATTGGTAATGGTTGCCTCTACTGGTGCCATGGCTCAATCGAAGTATAAGAAACCTGCCCCCAAAAAACCGGCTACTACAACCAATAAGGCTGCAGCAGCTAAGAATCAAGGTGCACAGGTGAATCCTGCAGCGGATACTACTATTACGCCCAGCAATAATATAAGCGGAACATCCCGTTACAGAAACAGCAACAACACGGCACTTGGTACAGGCAATACAACTGTAGCGCCTACCACCAATAATCCTTCAGCACCTGTAACCATCAGTTATGATACAACCGTACAAGGTGGGTTCAATGCCAAGCCTGAAGTTTCTTTAAGAAACAATTATGCAATGCTGAGAACACAGGTAAGAGACCGTAAGCCCCTGGAATACGAAGATCTTCGGGAAGATGATGCGGTATTCAGTCACTTTATCTGGAGAGAGATTGATGGCAGAGAAAAAATGAATCAGTCTTTCATGTATCCCGGACAGGATGATAATGGAGACATGCGTTTCTTCTCTCTATTGTTAAGCGCTATTAAAAACGATAGCGTTGTCGCTTTCTCTTCTGATAACGATCGCTTTACCAAGCCACTCACTACTTCACAGGTATTAGCCATGGTAGAAGGTGCCTTGGATACAGTTGATGTAACAGACCCAGCTACTGGCACTGTTGAAAAAGTAATTACCAAAAAGCCTAAGTTCAGTCCTGATAGTGTTTATACTTTCAGAATAAAAGAGCAAGTAGTATTTGACAAAGAAGCAAGCCGCATGTTTACCAGAATTCTGGGAATTGCTCCAATAGCTAAACAAGTGGTTGCCGGAAAATCAATGCCAAGAGTTTTGTTCTGGGTATATTATCCTGATATCAGAGCTTCTCTGACCAAATTTGACGTGTACAATCCAAAAAATATTGCAGCAAGAATGACATGGGAAGAATTGTTCGAAAGTCGTTTCTTCAGCAGCTATATTATTAAAAGTACCATTAACAACCCGGGCGACAAATCCTTAAATGCCCTTATTAAAGACCCTTTATTCAGATTATTGGAAGGCGAGAATATCAAAACCAAAATCATGAATTATGAGCAGGATCTATGGGCTTACTAA
- the uvrC gene encoding excinuclease ABC subunit UvrC, translated as MTQEEFQKIAHTIPQDPGVYKYFDRDHELIYVGKAKSLRKRVSSYFSKSFVGYKTHELVKRIHSIEFTIVGSEQDAFLLENALIKEYKPKYNIELKDDKTYPFIVVKREPFPRIFLTRRKINDGSEYIGPFTSAGKVRELIEFVKQYIPLRSCKLNLSKENIAAGKFKVCLEYHLGNCKGPCEGLQSLEDYQNGILQMRNILKGNLGSVISQFKDEMQQYAMNLEFEKAEMIRKKIEHLENYQSSSVVVSKHLTNLDVFSIAKEDNKAYVNYLMVQNGTIVQTHSVPIETKLEETEEEVMVWVVGELRNTFNSMAKEIIVPFPIEYPDPSLIITVPKAGDKRKLLELSLKNIAYYQAELRKKKILHLEGKTDQEQKKVLYELQQYLQLSEAPLHIECFDNSNFQGAYPVSAMVCFKNGVPSKNDYRRFNVKTVEGINDFATMNEVVNRRYKRLKESGEPFPQLVIIDGGKGQLGAAMDAFRSLDLIGTTTVVGLAKNEEEIFFPGDKASIKLPWDSDALKLVRRIRDEVHRFGITFHRNQRSKGTFKNELEQIPGIGKATIEELLRTFKSVKNIKLQSEQALSTIIGASRAAILTKYFKEKM; from the coding sequence ATGACCCAGGAGGAATTTCAGAAAATAGCACATACGATACCACAAGACCCTGGGGTATATAAATACTTTGATAGGGATCATGAATTAATCTATGTTGGCAAAGCAAAAAGTTTACGTAAAAGAGTAAGTTCTTATTTCAGTAAATCCTTTGTAGGTTACAAAACACATGAATTGGTTAAAAGAATACACAGCATTGAATTCACAATTGTAGGTTCTGAACAGGATGCTTTTTTACTGGAAAATGCACTGATTAAAGAATACAAACCCAAATATAACATTGAGCTTAAGGATGATAAAACCTATCCTTTCATTGTAGTAAAAAGAGAACCCTTTCCTCGTATTTTTTTAACGAGAAGAAAAATCAATGACGGCTCAGAATATATTGGCCCATTTACTTCGGCCGGAAAAGTCAGAGAATTGATAGAGTTTGTAAAACAGTATATTCCTTTGCGATCTTGCAAGCTCAATTTGAGTAAAGAAAATATTGCAGCAGGAAAATTTAAAGTCTGCCTGGAATACCATTTAGGAAATTGCAAAGGGCCATGCGAAGGACTACAAAGCCTAGAAGATTATCAGAATGGAATATTGCAGATGAGAAATATTTTAAAGGGTAATTTAGGATCCGTCATTTCGCAATTCAAAGATGAAATGCAGCAATATGCAATGAATCTGGAATTTGAGAAGGCAGAAATGATTCGTAAAAAAATTGAGCATCTTGAAAATTATCAGTCTTCTTCCGTTGTTGTAAGCAAGCATTTAACCAACTTAGATGTGTTCAGTATTGCTAAAGAAGACAATAAAGCTTATGTGAATTACCTAATGGTTCAAAATGGTACCATAGTTCAGACGCACTCTGTGCCTATTGAAACCAAACTAGAAGAAACAGAAGAGGAAGTAATGGTTTGGGTAGTTGGTGAATTAAGAAATACTTTTAATAGTATGGCGAAAGAAATCATTGTTCCTTTCCCTATTGAATATCCTGACCCCTCACTAATTATTACTGTTCCCAAAGCAGGTGACAAAAGAAAACTACTGGAGCTATCTTTAAAAAATATTGCCTACTATCAAGCCGAACTACGTAAGAAGAAAATTCTCCATTTAGAAGGAAAGACAGATCAGGAACAGAAAAAAGTCTTGTATGAATTACAGCAATATTTACAATTGAGCGAAGCCCCCTTGCATATTGAATGTTTTGACAATTCAAATTTTCAGGGAGCATATCCGGTAAGTGCCATGGTTTGTTTTAAAAATGGGGTACCATCAAAAAATGACTATCGACGTTTTAATGTAAAGACTGTTGAAGGGATCAATGATTTTGCCACTATGAATGAAGTGGTTAACAGGCGATACAAGAGACTCAAAGAGTCCGGAGAGCCATTTCCTCAACTGGTCATTATAGACGGTGGAAAGGGCCAGCTAGGGGCGGCAATGGATGCATTTCGTTCTTTGGATTTAATTGGCACAACAACTGTTGTAGGGTTAGCTAAAAATGAAGAAGAAATCTTTTTCCCCGGAGACAAAGCTTCTATTAAACTACCCTGGGATAGTGATGCACTAAAACTGGTTCGTCGTATCAGAGATGAAGTGCACCGATTCGGTATTACATTTCATAGAAACCAACGTTCTAAAGGAACTTTTAAAAATGAATTGGAACAAATTCCAGGTATTGGCAAAGCAACCATAGAAGAACTACTTAGAACATTCAAATCGGTAAAGAATATAAAACTTCAGAGCGAACAAGCTTTATCTACAATTATAGGTGCTAGTAGAGCAGCAATTCTAACGAAATATTTTAAGGAGAAGATGTAG